A stretch of bacterium DNA encodes these proteins:
- a CDS encoding ATP-binding protein — protein MLGALPLRAASRTEASPETYRALAGLERVQRLTDPDLGDALEALAAKGIAAAAPIPGLGDAASAVVLVYPTKIGRPLRPRTIAVLAEVAAKLGKTLSTSLALERMTRLDDAVRRLDRMAALGGLVSEIVHEIRNPLVSVKTFLQLLPDRLDDPEFHEGFRGVVEDEVGRLERMLEDLLRHARPTPLGTPLEPDARIASAIETTLQLLTYRSREKGIALETSIRDELPALALPEDALRQLMMNLVLNATEVTPSGGTIRVEADWSALSPNHVSIIVQDEGPGLDPAVAARIFEPFWTTRSDGNGGLGLAICKRIIEDAAGTIELEETGAPGARFRIELPIAS, from the coding sequence GTGCTCGGCGCGCTTCCCCTTCGCGCTGCGTCGCGGACCGAGGCGAGCCCGGAGACCTATCGCGCGCTCGCGGGTCTCGAACGGGTGCAGCGTCTGACCGATCCGGATCTCGGAGACGCGCTCGAAGCCCTCGCCGCGAAGGGGATCGCGGCCGCCGCGCCCATCCCGGGCCTCGGCGATGCCGCCTCCGCGGTCGTGCTCGTCTATCCGACGAAGATCGGAAGGCCGCTGCGTCCGCGCACGATCGCCGTCCTCGCCGAAGTCGCGGCGAAGCTCGGGAAGACGCTCTCCACGAGCCTCGCCCTCGAGCGGATGACGCGACTCGACGACGCGGTGCGACGCCTCGACCGGATGGCGGCCCTCGGCGGCCTCGTGTCGGAGATCGTGCACGAGATCCGCAATCCGCTGGTCTCGGTGAAGACCTTCCTGCAGCTCCTCCCGGACCGCCTCGATGATCCCGAGTTCCACGAAGGTTTCCGGGGCGTCGTCGAGGACGAGGTCGGCCGGCTCGAACGCATGCTCGAGGACCTGCTCCGCCACGCGCGCCCGACGCCGCTCGGGACTCCCCTCGAGCCCGACGCGAGGATCGCCAGCGCGATCGAAACGACCCTCCAGCTGCTGACCTATCGCAGCCGCGAGAAGGGGATCGCCCTCGAGACCTCGATCCGCGACGAGCTCCCGGCCCTCGCCCTCCCGGAGGACGCGCTTCGCCAACTGATGATGAACCTCGTCCTGAACGCGACCGAGGTCACGCCGAGCGGCGGCACGATCCGAGTCGAGGCGGATTGGAGCGCCCTCTCGCCGAACCACGTCTCGATCATCGTGCAGGACGAAGGCCCCGGCCTCGACCCGGCCGTGGCCGCCCGGATCTTCGAGCCCTTCTGGACGACGCGAAGCGACGGCAACGGCGGCCTCGGTCTCGCCATCTGCAAGCGGATCATCGAAGACGCCGCGGGCACGATCGAGCTCGAAGAGACGGGAGCGCCCGGCGCCCGCTTCCGGATCGAGCTGCCGATCGCGAGCTGA
- a CDS encoding alpha/beta fold hydrolase, with protein sequence MSPRPFERPATISLPDSEAWPAGASLEGLWLPARDEEGARGGAVMAPPHPLMGGSMDSPVATEVALAASDCGWGSLRFNWRGVGASAGSPSGEMDDADEDYRAALRFLEDAGEEETGDGPLLAAGYSWGSLAASRVIAESSRTRRAILVAPPPAMLDADALAAWGHPVLAIAGDRDEYVPLGELRAKLAPLENATLVELEGVDHFFMAGLAEVGRACRDWLRD encoded by the coding sequence ATGTCTCCGCGCCCCTTCGAACGCCCCGCGACGATCTCCCTGCCCGACTCCGAAGCCTGGCCCGCCGGCGCGAGCCTCGAAGGGCTCTGGCTGCCGGCCCGGGACGAAGAAGGCGCCCGAGGTGGCGCCGTCATGGCGCCGCCGCACCCGCTGATGGGCGGGAGCATGGACTCCCCCGTCGCGACCGAGGTCGCCCTCGCCGCGAGCGACTGCGGCTGGGGCTCGCTCCGCTTCAACTGGCGCGGCGTAGGGGCGAGCGCCGGGAGTCCGTCGGGCGAGATGGACGATGCCGACGAAGACTACCGGGCGGCGCTCCGGTTCCTCGAAGACGCCGGGGAAGAAGAGACGGGAGACGGTCCGCTCCTCGCGGCGGGATACTCGTGGGGCTCGCTCGCGGCCTCGCGCGTGATCGCCGAGTCGTCGCGGACGCGGCGCGCGATCCTGGTCGCGCCGCCGCCGGCGATGCTCGACGCGGACGCGCTCGCGGCCTGGGGCCATCCGGTCCTGGCGATCGCCGGCGACCGCGACGAGTACGTCCCGCTCGGCGAGCTGCGCGCGAAGCTCGCGCCGCTCGAGAACGCCACGCTCGTCGAGCTCGAGGGCGTCGACCACTTCTTCATGGCCGGGCTGGCCGAGGTCGGTCGCGCGTGTCGGGACTGGCTCCGGGACTGA
- a CDS encoding NUDIX hydrolase, protein MNEEDRPVTRAKSIDVTTEIVDLPNGRRVEFDLVRHPGAAAVVPFMDDGRVLLIRQYRFATGGEILEIPAGKLDPGEAPEACATRELEEETGYRAGRLERLGSIWTSPGFCDEVIHLFAAFDLTPTEQRLEPDEIIELVPTPLDRALDDLSGPVVDGKTATALLLASRLNRS, encoded by the coding sequence ATGAACGAAGAGGATCGCCCGGTGACCCGCGCGAAGTCGATCGACGTGACGACGGAGATCGTGGATCTGCCGAATGGTCGACGCGTCGAGTTCGATCTCGTGCGCCATCCGGGCGCCGCGGCGGTCGTGCCCTTCATGGACGACGGGCGGGTACTGCTGATCCGTCAGTACCGCTTCGCGACCGGCGGCGAGATCCTCGAGATCCCGGCCGGGAAGCTCGACCCCGGCGAGGCGCCGGAGGCCTGCGCCACCCGGGAGCTCGAAGAGGAGACCGGCTACCGCGCCGGCCGGCTCGAGCGACTCGGCTCGATCTGGACGAGCCCGGGCTTCTGCGACGAGGTCATCCATCTCTTCGCGGCCTTCGATCTCACGCCGACCGAACAGCGCCTCGAGCCCGACGAGATCATCGAGCTCGTCCCGACCCCCCTCGACCGGGCCCTCGACGATCTGTCCGGTCCGGTCGTCGACGGCAAGACGGCCACCGCCCTCCTTCTGGCCTCGCGGCTGAACCGTTCGTGA
- a CDS encoding rhomboid family intramembrane serine protease, which translates to MSFGPPQTPEIIKNLMIANLVVYIAQIAGPRFFGIDITSLGTVVPGAVWQDFELWRIFTYMWLHSTGSILHIAFNMFSLWMFGSAVALLWGDERFLKYYLLCGTGAGFLIATIPSLLAILGIGSPATTVWGHTLGASGAVMGVLLAYSFTWPDRTIMLIFPPIPIKAIWLIPLLFLIEFLSSGPGSNISHTGHLAGVLVGWIYLVNEGRTPGAPTPQTLLLKFRRWRMRQKIRAVHREDQRDRQRRNDDDDPRRFH; encoded by the coding sequence ATGAGCTTCGGTCCTCCGCAGACCCCGGAGATCATCAAGAATCTGATGATCGCCAATCTGGTCGTGTACATCGCCCAGATCGCCGGCCCGCGCTTCTTCGGGATCGACATCACCTCCCTCGGCACGGTCGTCCCCGGCGCCGTCTGGCAGGATTTCGAGCTCTGGCGAATCTTCACCTACATGTGGCTCCACAGTACGGGGTCCATCCTCCACATCGCGTTCAACATGTTCTCGCTGTGGATGTTCGGTTCGGCGGTCGCGCTGCTCTGGGGTGACGAACGTTTCCTCAAGTACTACCTGCTCTGCGGAACCGGCGCGGGCTTCCTGATCGCGACGATCCCGTCGCTCCTCGCGATCCTCGGAATCGGCAGCCCCGCGACGACCGTCTGGGGGCACACCCTCGGCGCGTCCGGCGCGGTCATGGGCGTCCTCCTCGCCTACTCCTTCACGTGGCCCGACCGCACGATCATGCTGATCTTCCCGCCGATCCCGATCAAGGCGATCTGGCTGATCCCGCTGCTCTTCCTGATCGAGTTCCTCTCGTCGGGTCCGGGCAGCAACATCAGCCACACCGGCCACCTCGCCGGCGTCCTCGTCGGCTGGATCTACCTCGTGAACGAGGGGCGCACGCCCGGTGCTCCGACTCCCCAGACCCTCCTCCTGAAGTTCCGACGCTGGCGGATGCGACAGAAGATCCGCGCGGTCCATCGGGAGGACCAACGCGATCGTCAGCGCCGGAACGACGACGACGATCCCAGGCGGTTCCACTGA
- a CDS encoding DUF4097 family beta strand repeat-containing protein — protein MGRRTDDDATNEGPGFGGLIRTLFSRIPWGEQCTEEEVLVVPAPRGQALSVRNANGKTRVVGEDRDDIEVRITKSVRADCEDMAAKLLESIKLQSSDASDVLEIEVQIPRKCARHGLAHLELRVPRETRVALSSTNGKICLENLDRPIRARSSNGSVSIVEVNGDIDVTTANAKVACKCTSGHLRARSSNGKIEVGGHEGSVDASTSNGVIKASLDVLGDSGVSLTTSNGRIALELPEKPDADVDIRVENGHIRNDLDLEDLNGNDGAGRVRGRVGKGGPPIRLRTSNGTVSVR, from the coding sequence ATGGGCAGGCGAACCGACGACGACGCGACGAACGAGGGACCGGGCTTCGGCGGCCTGATCCGAACCCTCTTCTCGCGAATTCCGTGGGGCGAGCAGTGCACCGAGGAGGAGGTCCTCGTCGTGCCGGCCCCGCGCGGTCAGGCCCTCAGCGTCCGGAACGCGAACGGCAAGACCCGCGTCGTCGGCGAGGACCGGGACGACATCGAGGTCCGGATCACCAAGAGCGTCCGCGCCGACTGCGAAGACATGGCCGCGAAGCTCCTCGAATCGATCAAGCTCCAGAGCTCGGACGCCTCGGACGTGCTCGAGATCGAGGTCCAGATCCCGCGCAAGTGCGCGCGACACGGCCTCGCCCACCTCGAGCTGCGCGTCCCGCGCGAGACCCGGGTCGCGCTCAGCTCCACGAACGGGAAGATCTGCCTCGAGAACCTCGACCGTCCGATCCGCGCGCGCTCGAGCAACGGCTCGGTCTCGATCGTCGAGGTGAACGGCGACATCGACGTCACGACCGCCAACGCCAAGGTCGCCTGCAAGTGCACCAGTGGCCATCTCCGGGCCCGCTCGAGCAACGGAAAGATCGAGGTCGGTGGCCACGAAGGCTCCGTCGACGCCTCGACCTCGAACGGCGTGATCAAGGCCTCCCTCGACGTGCTCGGCGATTCCGGCGTGTCGCTCACGACGAGCAACGGGCGGATCGCCCTCGAGCTCCCCGAGAAGCCGGACGCGGACGTCGACATCCGCGTCGAGAACGGCCACATCCGGAACGACCTCGACCTCGAGGACCTGAACGGAAACGATGGCGCCGGCCGTGTCCGTGGCCGCGTCGGCAAGGGCGGCCCGCCGATCCGCCTGCGAACCTCGAACGGAACGGTCTCCGTCCGTTAG
- a CDS encoding VOC family protein has translation MSEAKTSVETSHLILHCADTDATIDFWCKGLGGELEQDEELASPALDAIFGREGVRIRDTFILVGGTRIHTIETLDEKRIREPLGPFEKPLGLSGLSFRVPDLDAAHARATSEGRNPTEIYSFSELETPVRMFFLEDPDGLRVEMIEDGH, from the coding sequence ATGAGCGAAGCGAAGACGAGCGTCGAGACGAGCCACCTGATCCTGCACTGCGCCGACACCGACGCGACGATCGATTTCTGGTGCAAGGGGCTCGGCGGCGAGCTCGAGCAGGACGAGGAGCTCGCGTCGCCGGCCCTCGACGCGATCTTCGGCCGCGAGGGCGTCCGGATCCGTGACACCTTCATCCTCGTCGGCGGGACGCGCATCCATACGATCGAGACCCTCGACGAGAAGCGGATCCGCGAGCCGCTCGGGCCCTTCGAGAAGCCCCTCGGTCTCTCGGGCCTGTCGTTCCGCGTGCCCGACCTCGACGCCGCCCACGCCCGGGCGACCTCGGAGGGCCGCAACCCGACGGAGATCTACTCCTTCTCGGAGCTGGAGACGCCCGTCCGGATGTTCTTCCTCGAGGATCCGGATGGACTCCGGGTCGAGATGATCGAGGACGGACATTAG
- a CDS encoding GFA family protein: MPGDDENGPTLRGSCLCGAIAYTIRGPFRLVARCHCSMCQKASGAEFATNASADRAGFELLRGADRVKAHESSPGEFREFCRDCGSPLWKRKESDPDTVRIRLGNLDDPFTDPIQIRVFTENKQAHSPIPDDGVPAFATLPGAPGD; encoded by the coding sequence ATGCCTGGAGACGACGAGAACGGCCCCACCCTGCGCGGGAGCTGCCTCTGCGGCGCGATCGCCTACACGATTCGGGGTCCTTTCCGGCTGGTCGCGCGCTGCCACTGCTCCATGTGCCAGAAGGCCTCGGGCGCGGAGTTCGCGACGAACGCCTCGGCCGACCGCGCGGGCTTCGAGCTCCTCCGCGGCGCCGACCGCGTGAAGGCCCATGAATCGTCCCCCGGCGAGTTCCGGGAGTTCTGTCGCGACTGCGGCTCGCCCCTCTGGAAGCGGAAGGAGAGCGACCCCGACACGGTCCGCATCCGCCTCGGCAATCTGGACGACCCCTTCACCGACCCGATCCAGATCCGTGTCTTCACGGAGAACAAGCAGGCCCACTCTCCGATCCCCGACGACGGCGTCCCCGCCTTCGCGACGCTACCCGGCGCGCCGGGCGACTAA
- a CDS encoding GFA family protein, with protein MGDWLEGGCHCGAFRFRVRVEKREHFLCNCSMCEAKGMRGLIVEADAFEILQGEDGLATYRFNTGRARHRFCRTCGIHPFSHPRSHPEGIDVNVRCLDEWEGEDDRRWKATPFDGRNWEANVESIR; from the coding sequence GTGGGCGACTGGCTCGAAGGGGGCTGCCATTGCGGGGCGTTTCGGTTCCGCGTCCGGGTCGAGAAGCGGGAGCACTTCCTCTGCAACTGCTCGATGTGCGAGGCGAAGGGGATGCGCGGACTGATCGTCGAGGCCGATGCCTTCGAGATCCTGCAGGGCGAGGACGGGCTCGCGACCTACCGCTTCAACACGGGGAGGGCGCGGCACCGCTTCTGCCGCACGTGCGGCATCCATCCCTTCAGCCATCCGCGCTCGCACCCGGAAGGGATCGACGTGAACGTGCGCTGCCTCGACGAGTGGGAGGGCGAGGACGATCGGCGCTGGAAGGCGACTCCCTTCGACGGTCGCAACTGGGAGGCGAACGTCGAGTCGATCCGTTAG
- a CDS encoding VOC family protein, which yields MVGYVCIGASDFDRSLAYYEGLLGPIGAKRLMELPGFTLIGKNLNDASIAVVRPFDGQPQTVGNGMMVALRLDSKEEVDGVYERAIALGGSDEGPPGDRGGIFYAAYFRDIDGNKLNAFCLDS from the coding sequence ATGGTCGGCTACGTCTGTATCGGTGCCAGCGATTTCGATCGCAGCCTCGCCTACTACGAGGGGCTGCTCGGCCCCATCGGCGCGAAGCGTCTGATGGAGCTGCCCGGCTTCACGCTGATCGGCAAGAACCTGAACGATGCGTCGATCGCCGTCGTCCGTCCCTTCGACGGCCAGCCGCAGACCGTCGGCAACGGCATGATGGTCGCGCTCCGACTCGACTCGAAGGAGGAGGTCGACGGCGTCTACGAGCGGGCGATCGCGCTCGGCGGCTCGGACGAGGGCCCGCCCGGAGATCGTGGCGGAATCTTCTACGCCGCCTATTTCCGCGACATCGATGGGAACAAGCTGAACGCGTTCTGCCTGGATTCCTGA
- a CDS encoding DUF1971 domain-containing protein: MKSLPDDVRAYKRTPEFTETTVPAGLERRHNTKAGVWARIHVLEGRMTYRILEPEIEEHVLELGRDGIVEPEIHHQIEMTESVRFFVEFLR; this comes from the coding sequence ATGAAGTCACTTCCCGACGACGTCCGTGCCTACAAGCGCACGCCGGAGTTCACGGAGACGACGGTGCCGGCCGGGCTCGAACGTCGGCACAACACGAAGGCCGGGGTCTGGGCACGCATCCACGTGCTCGAGGGACGCATGACGTACCGGATCCTCGAGCCCGAGATCGAGGAACATGTCCTCGAGCTAGGCCGGGACGGGATCGTCGAGCCGGAGATCCATCACCAGATCGAGATGACCGAGTCCGTCCGCTTCTTCGTCGAGTTCCTTCGCTAG
- a CDS encoding DUF695 domain-containing protein, which translates to MKSNEVQIALPDERYTLIEYEVQRKPAVATVNSALVGFAHRDIFRWHLSLIVDFSDLIENDMPSESEREIVDAFGDELDAGLKAPPELPNALFLARMTWNGTRQLLYRIYDPEQANAYLQSVIAEKKHPRPIDYRMEDDPEWRHAKWFLDAVSGNE; encoded by the coding sequence ATGAAATCGAACGAAGTCCAGATCGCGCTTCCGGACGAGCGCTACACGCTGATCGAGTACGAAGTCCAGCGCAAGCCGGCGGTGGCGACCGTGAACTCGGCGCTGGTCGGCTTTGCCCACCGCGACATCTTCCGTTGGCACCTCTCGCTCATCGTGGACTTCTCCGATCTGATCGAGAACGACATGCCGTCCGAGTCGGAGCGGGAGATCGTCGACGCTTTCGGCGACGAGCTCGACGCGGGCCTGAAGGCGCCGCCCGAGCTTCCCAACGCACTCTTTCTGGCGCGCATGACCTGGAACGGCACGCGTCAGCTCCTCTACCGGATCTATGATCCGGAGCAGGCGAACGCCTATCTCCAGTCGGTGATCGCGGAGAAGAAGCATCCGCGCCCCATCGACTATCGGATGGAGGACGACCCGGAGTGGCGACACGCGAAGTGGTTCCTCGACGCGGTCTCGGGGAACGAATGA
- a CDS encoding GNAT family N-acetyltransferase — MSDVSVRNAERDDLPRLYRLLRSKAEFDGAVEALSASQAELGEAIFRDPPPCVFVVAETEGDLVGFAANYPVFSTFAARPGLWMDDLFVEEDHRSRGIGRRLLVALAEEAARRRCCKLEWSLQKTNARGIAFYEREGAVVRELNRFAKLDEAGIQRLIGT, encoded by the coding sequence ATGTCCGACGTTTCGGTTCGCAACGCTGAGCGCGATGATCTGCCCCGCCTCTACCGGCTGCTTCGGTCCAAGGCCGAGTTCGACGGCGCGGTCGAGGCGCTCTCCGCCTCCCAGGCGGAGCTCGGCGAAGCGATCTTCCGCGACCCGCCTCCCTGCGTTTTCGTGGTGGCCGAGACGGAGGGCGATCTCGTCGGGTTCGCGGCCAATTATCCGGTCTTCTCCACCTTCGCGGCGCGTCCCGGTCTCTGGATGGACGACCTGTTCGTCGAAGAGGACCACAGAAGTCGCGGGATCGGGCGGCGCCTGCTCGTCGCCCTGGCTGAAGAAGCCGCGCGTCGTCGTTGCTGCAAGCTCGAGTGGTCGCTCCAGAAGACGAACGCACGTGGGATCGCCTTCTACGAACGGGAGGGCGCCGTCGTGCGCGAGCTGAACCGGTTCGCGAAGCTCGACGAGGCGGGGATCCAACGACTGATCGGGACGTAG
- a CDS encoding VOC family protein — protein sequence MSSPLLQVALGVTDLDRAAQFYGVTLGLPEIARFDPPGLAFFDVGGVRLLLERTTDPTPGSSVLYLSTTGIDRRAADLADAGVVFTSDPHLIHVDAEGTFGGAGVEEWMAFFVDPDGNPLALVERRTPAGA from the coding sequence ATGTCCAGCCCCCTCCTTCAGGTCGCGCTTGGCGTCACGGATCTCGATCGAGCGGCGCAGTTCTACGGCGTGACGCTCGGACTGCCGGAGATCGCGCGCTTCGACCCGCCGGGTCTCGCCTTCTTCGACGTCGGCGGGGTTCGGCTGCTTCTCGAGCGCACGACGGATCCGACGCCGGGAAGCTCGGTGCTCTATCTGAGCACCACCGGGATCGACCGCCGCGCGGCGGATCTCGCCGACGCGGGAGTCGTCTTCACGTCCGATCCGCACCTGATCCACGTCGACGCCGAGGGAACCTTCGGTGGCGCAGGTGTGGAAGAATGGATGGCGTTCTTCGTCGACCCGGACGGCAATCCGCTCGCCCTGGTGGAGCGGCGAACGCCGGCCGGCGCCTAG
- a CDS encoding DUF4019 domain-containing protein: MKRRFAPLLIVVALLGCNFEINFGEPDGQVLTDPGPEEERVVALEFADEVLDSLDQGEDIYPRVAPYLRASVPKPLFDSMISGLRGWVGSFKSRTARGYGFTNELDDAPPGNYFVIEYDSEFEKGEATEKVVVSFDETGYFVAGYFLNRTWSTGGD; the protein is encoded by the coding sequence ATGAAGCGCAGATTCGCACCTCTTCTGATCGTGGTTGCACTGCTCGGCTGCAACTTCGAGATCAACTTCGGCGAGCCGGACGGCCAGGTCCTGACGGACCCTGGTCCCGAGGAGGAGCGAGTCGTGGCCCTCGAGTTCGCCGACGAAGTTCTCGATTCGCTCGATCAGGGCGAGGACATCTATCCCCGAGTGGCTCCCTACCTGAGAGCGTCCGTTCCGAAGCCGCTTTTCGACTCGATGATCTCCGGACTCAGGGGATGGGTGGGGTCGTTCAAGAGCCGGACGGCTCGCGGCTACGGATTTACGAACGAGCTCGATGACGCGCCGCCCGGCAACTATTTCGTGATCGAGTACGACTCGGAGTTCGAGAAGGGAGAGGCGACCGAGAAGGTCGTCGTCTCCTTCGACGAGACCGGCTACTTCGTTGCCGGGTACTTCCTGAACAGGACGTGGTCGACGGGCGGCGATTAG
- a CDS encoding TonB family protein: protein MQIRILAPIALALASIVLSCASVPTRDVLPNETVAAPKPISRPPFQIPAQLLQSESEARITLDMMVEGSGRVSDVRVLNSEPEGALDRNASRAARRWRYEAPVVDGVRVRRRTEPVTVYLFINRCPDPGPGAGDHIKICAQTLP, encoded by the coding sequence TTGCAGATACGGATCCTCGCGCCCATCGCGCTGGCCCTCGCTTCGATCGTTCTGAGTTGCGCCTCGGTGCCCACCCGCGACGTGTTGCCGAACGAAACGGTCGCGGCGCCGAAGCCGATCAGCCGGCCGCCGTTTCAGATCCCTGCCCAACTGCTCCAGAGCGAGTCCGAGGCGCGGATCACGCTCGACATGATGGTCGAGGGAAGCGGTCGCGTTTCGGATGTCCGCGTGTTGAACTCTGAACCGGAGGGTGCACTCGACCGGAACGCCTCGAGGGCGGCCCGCCGTTGGCGCTACGAAGCTCCGGTCGTCGACGGTGTTCGGGTGCGCAGGCGAACCGAACCCGTCACGGTCTACCTCTTCATCAATCGCTGCCCGGATCCAGGGCCAGGTGCCGGTGATCACATCAAGATCTGCGCGCAGACCCTGCCCTAG
- a CDS encoding TMEM165/GDT1 family protein: MNAGLFATIFTTVFIAELGDKTQLATMLYASDAENPRATVFAASAAALVLSSAIGVVAGHAISEYLDPNVIRWIAGLGFVGVGVWILAVGE; the protein is encoded by the coding sequence ATGAACGCGGGACTCTTCGCGACCATCTTCACGACCGTGTTCATCGCGGAGCTCGGCGACAAGACCCAGCTTGCAACGATGCTCTACGCGTCGGACGCGGAGAATCCTCGCGCTACGGTATTCGCCGCCTCTGCGGCGGCGTTGGTGCTCTCTTCGGCCATCGGCGTCGTCGCGGGCCACGCGATCTCGGAGTATCTCGATCCGAACGTCATCCGCTGGATCGCGGGACTCGGCTTCGTCGGTGTCGGCGTCTGGATTCTTGCCGTGGGTGAGTAG
- a CDS encoding HigA family addiction module antitoxin: MQPQKRIPTHPGEILRYEFLEPLGQSQVALAEHLGISVQRVNELVRGKRGVTPETAWLLSQALNTTPEFWLNLQSAYDLAVSRPARKVGKLRRAS; this comes from the coding sequence ATGCAGCCGCAGAAACGTATCCCGACGCATCCCGGTGAAATTCTTCGGTACGAGTTCCTGGAGCCGCTCGGTCAGTCTCAGGTGGCTCTCGCCGAACACCTGGGAATCTCCGTCCAGAGGGTGAACGAGCTCGTTCGAGGCAAGCGCGGGGTGACCCCTGAGACGGCTTGGCTTCTCTCGCAGGCGCTGAATACGACCCCTGAGTTCTGGCTCAATCTCCAGTCGGCGTACGATCTAGCCGTTTCTCGTCCAGCTCGGAAGGTTGGGAAGCTTCGCCGAGCCTCCTGA
- a CDS encoding type II toxin-antitoxin system RelE/ParE family toxin, producing the protein MIASFGDSGTEALYHGRRTSKARRFPSDLVPACLRKLDLVNAAQALLDLRSPPGNRLEALKGDWKGFHSIRINQQWRVVFRWVDNQAHDVQIVDYHRG; encoded by the coding sequence GTGATCGCCTCATTCGGGGATTCCGGTACCGAAGCCCTGTACCACGGTCGCCGAACCAGTAAGGCGCGCCGCTTTCCGTCTGATTTGGTGCCGGCGTGCCTCCGCAAGCTGGATCTTGTGAATGCGGCTCAGGCTCTACTCGATCTGCGCTCTCCGCCAGGCAATCGCCTGGAGGCGCTCAAGGGCGATTGGAAGGGCTTTCACAGCATCCGCATAAACCAGCAATGGCGAGTCGTGTTTCGCTGGGTCGACAACCAAGCACACGATGTTCAGATCGTGGACTACCACAGGGGATAG
- a CDS encoding BrnT family toxin encodes MPDLRFDWDERKSAANRRKHKVSFEEAQTVFYDDLAIFMEDPDEEEEDEDRFVLIGLSASLRTLVVCHCYREGEDVIRIISARKAHREERRDYDQRWRS; translated from the coding sequence ATGCCGGATCTACGATTCGACTGGGACGAGAGAAAGAGCGCGGCTAATCGCAGGAAACACAAGGTCTCCTTCGAGGAGGCGCAGACTGTTTTCTACGACGACCTCGCGATTTTCATGGAAGACCCAGACGAAGAAGAAGAAGACGAGGACCGTTTCGTCCTGATCGGTCTTAGTGCAAGCCTCAGAACTCTCGTGGTCTGCCACTGCTACCGCGAGGGCGAGGACGTGATCCGAATCATCTCAGCACGAAAGGCGCACCGCGAGGAGCGTCGCGACTACGACCAGAGGTGGCGATCATGA
- a CDS encoding BrnA antitoxin family protein, with amino-acid sequence MRDKYDFSKGKRNPYAKRLKKQITIRLDEETLEYFKDLAEDTEIPYQTLINLYLRECATTKKKPGLKWKATG; translated from the coding sequence ATGAGAGACAAGTACGACTTCTCAAAGGGAAAGCGAAACCCCTACGCGAAGCGCCTGAAGAAGCAGATTACGATCCGCCTAGACGAGGAAACCCTTGAATACTTCAAGGATCTCGCCGAGGACACGGAGATCCCCTATCAGACGCTCATCAACCTCTACCTTCGCGAGTGCGCGACGACGAAGAAGAAGCCAGGCCTCAAGTGGAAGGCGACGGGCTGA